A region of Pan troglodytes isolate AG18354 chromosome 23, NHGRI_mPanTro3-v2.0_pri, whole genome shotgun sequence DNA encodes the following proteins:
- the LOC129138561 gene encoding uncharacterized protein LOC129138561: MHLQPAWAPQLQPPSACRQQPPGNSRARPHSPHLGSRAKCPCGCGQARRSVLQQLHRGGNRPSAPSPVAAEGPWIEIWSSDRGGAGPGQGLAGSQARGTRDPEAARGMLHHLGAQLQAPGDSQAGWRAQPRRTGARCRRGCDQARRSAQGRLHRGRNGPSAPSPVAADGPWGGPDLSSEEERGGSHRQAGPQAGRNARLRFRDVPRQPRRTRKPAAPVSLCDSLRNHQTVFHSKCIIFSS, from the coding sequence ATGCACCTCCAGCCCGCCTGGGCACCCCAGCTGCAGCCGCCTTCTGCGTGCAGGCAGCAGCCTCCAGGCAACTCCCGAGCCCGCCCACACTCCCCACATCTCGGAAGCAGGGCCAAATGTCCCTGTGGCTGTGGCCAAGCCAGGCGGTCTGTCCTGCAGCAGCTGCACAGGGGCGGGAACCGGCCCTCAGCCCCATCCCCGGTGGCTGCAGAGGGCCCCTGGATAGAGATCTGGAGCTCTGACAGAGGAGGAGCCGGGCCGGGGCAGGGTCTGGCAGGCTCTCAGGCCAGGGGCACCCGCGATCCAGAGGCCGCCCGGGGCATGCTCCACCACCTGGGCGCCCAGCTACAGGCGCCGGGCGACTCCCAAGCTGGCTGGCGCGCCCAGCCGCGCAGAACCGGGGCTAGATGTCGCCGTGGCTGCGACCAAGCCAGGCGGTCTGCCCAGGGGCGGCTGCACCGGGGCAGGAACGGACCCTCAGCCCCATCCCCGGTGGCTGCAGACGGCCCCTGGGGCGGCCCCGATCTCTCTTCGGAGGAGGAGAGGGGCGGGAGTCACCGCCAGGCGGGCCCTCAGGCGGGAAGGAATGCACGCCTGCGATTCCGGGACGTCCCGCGACAGCCCAGGAGAACCCGCAAGCCAGCGGCGCCTgtttctctgtgtgattctttgaggaaccaccaaactgttttccacagcaagTGCATCATTTTCTCTTCCTAG